One genomic region from Melioribacteraceae bacterium encodes:
- a CDS encoding response regulator — translation MKKILVIDDYPDNVFLLQDRLEHEGFEVIKAYDGEMGIHKAFNEQPDLILLDIMMPGVSGYDVCKTLSMKDETKLIPIILLTALTEADNLKAGLQAGAFDYIKKPFNKTELVARINSALRFSETNKFLIEIEKIKTFAATVVTANHEIKQPLTLINLSTTAIRRELAKENSSTDVVLKRIEFIENAAKEIIKVLEKMGSIKKPVITPYVNNLNIIDLNSDTDKPN, via the coding sequence ATGAAAAAAATTCTAGTAATTGATGATTATCCCGACAATGTGTTTCTTCTTCAAGACCGGCTTGAACATGAAGGTTTTGAAGTGATAAAAGCCTACGACGGCGAAATGGGAATTCATAAAGCATTTAACGAACAACCGGACCTTATACTGCTCGATATTATGATGCCGGGAGTTTCAGGGTATGACGTTTGTAAAACCCTTTCGATGAAAGATGAAACTAAGCTAATTCCTATCATTCTCCTGACCGCCTTAACTGAAGCGGATAACTTAAAAGCCGGACTCCAGGCCGGTGCGTTCGACTATATAAAAAAACCTTTCAATAAAACCGAACTTGTTGCACGGATAAATTCGGCTTTGAGGTTCAGCGAGACAAATAAATTCCTTATCGAAATCGAGAAGATCAAGACTTTTGCCGCTACGGTTGTTACAGCAAACCACGAAATCAAACAGCCGCTTACGCTGATCAATCTTTCTACAACAGCAATAAGGAGAGAACTTGCAAAAGAGAATTCATCCACAGATGTTGTTTTAAAACGGATTGAGTTTATTGAAAATGCGGCAAAAGAAATTATTAAAGTTCTTGAGAAGATGGGTTCTATTAAAAAACCTGTTATTACACCGTATGTGAATAATCTTAATATAATTGATCTGAATTCAGATACGGATAAACCTAACTAA
- a CDS encoding response regulator encodes MQSKEKPAPVSHAAHDLNNILTRILNSVELLKKKVTNPEEVTPLLSSIENGTYMAAEIIEDLLIESSSRTVKKKRINLNTLINDLINTISIHLKEKITFNLRLDSGISFVEGRYSDFYRVFMNLIINASEAIKEKGTITITTNNPKLQSTEPGLFERGSFVQVRIADNGEGIDPSIMPSIFDINFTTKARNKNRGVGLSIVKKIIDDYGGVIKVSSEKNKGTEFTLKLPAILHIKEKPEHKQKSILIAEDEDILRELLAELLISYEFNVITSSNGDDVLKELEAGLKPDLLIIDQKMPDMDGVTCIRKIKEMKLKVPIILASGSQSDSYCEEEINSLVDKTISKPYNFEEMLSVIRELIS; translated from the coding sequence ATGCAGTCCAAAGAAAAACCGGCACCGGTAAGTCACGCGGCACACGATCTTAACAACATACTCACAAGAATACTGAACAGCGTTGAATTACTTAAGAAAAAGGTTACGAATCCCGAAGAGGTTACTCCCCTCTTGAGCAGTATTGAAAACGGAACATACATGGCGGCCGAAATCATTGAAGATCTTCTTATTGAATCTTCATCGCGAACGGTAAAAAAGAAAAGGATCAATCTTAACACACTGATAAACGACCTTATCAATACAATATCAATCCATCTCAAAGAAAAAATTACATTTAACCTCCGGCTCGATTCCGGAATCTCTTTTGTTGAAGGGCGTTATTCCGACTTTTACAGGGTCTTTATGAACCTGATAATCAATGCTTCGGAGGCAATCAAAGAAAAAGGGACAATTACAATTACTACTAACAATCCAAAACTCCAGAGTACTGAGCCCGGTTTATTTGAAAGGGGTTCGTTTGTTCAGGTACGAATTGCAGACAACGGCGAAGGAATTGATCCTTCAATAATGCCTTCAATCTTTGATATCAATTTTACTACAAAGGCGAGGAATAAAAACAGGGGTGTAGGATTATCAATAGTTAAAAAAATTATTGATGATTACGGCGGAGTCATAAAAGTTTCGAGTGAGAAGAATAAAGGAACCGAGTTTACACTAAAGCTACCTGCAATTCTACACATAAAAGAGAAACCGGAACACAAACAGAAATCAATACTGATAGCCGAAGATGAAGATATACTGCGGGAATTACTGGCCGAACTTCTGATCTCATACGAATTCAATGTAATAACCTCTTCCAACGGCGATGATGTTTTAAAGGAATTAGAAGCCGGATTAAAACCCGATCTTTTAATTATCGATCAAAAAATGCCGGATATGGACGGAGTAACGTGCATCCGGAAAATAAAGGAGATGAAACTTAAAGTACCGATAATACTGGCTTCCGGTTCTCAAAGCGATTCCTATTGCGAGGAGGAAATTAATTCGCTCGTCGATAAAACAATAAGCAAGCCATACAACTTCGAAGAAATGTTATCGGTAATAAGGGAGCTTATTAGTTAG